Proteins found in one Coffea eugenioides isolate CCC68of chromosome 5, Ceug_1.0, whole genome shotgun sequence genomic segment:
- the LOC113771269 gene encoding uncharacterized protein LOC113771269, which produces MLLGHPWFPTDILVSFAHAKCQLAERERLWEGLLQDKPWQGPWYVVGDFNLILSGNEKKGGRQFWPAEGLELSHFMSNRGVFDVGFSGSMFTKCNNRFGRARIWKRLDRVLINMACLDFSLSVSVSHLVRASSDHAPLLISFTSRANIKSRSIRFLNIWPSKDGFLDLVRSAWQSKVTRSPFYVVWTKLRSVSRALHLWNKETFGDVFENIKKGEAAVAAAERTVQSDSSVEAHTELQRAQSHLNKQLAIEELFWSQKARIKWLQHGNHNSKHFHSENPSLEEVRKVIFEMDGDSAAGPDGFTWKFFMVAWEVVAQDVYKAILSFFCDTELPHFVTATSIILLPKIMNPNDFTQFRPISVCNFQNKVISRLLVGRLSSVLPRIISPQQSGFVKGRSISDNYLLAQELMSEMGKKCRGGNLALK; this is translated from the exons ATGCTATTGGGGCATCCTTGGTTTCCTACTGACATTCTTGTCTCCTTTGCTCATGCGAAATGCCAGTTGGCTGAGCGGGAGAGGCTCTGGGAGGGTTTGTTACAAGATAAGCCATGGCAAGGGCCTTGGTATGTGGTAGGAGATTTTAATCTCATTCTATcaggaaatgaaaagaaagggggGCGGCAATTTTGGCCAGCGGAGGGTCTAGAGTTGTCTCATTTTATGAGCAACAGAGGGGTGTTTGATGTAGGTTTCTCTGGTTCTATGTTCACCAAGTGCAATAATAGATTTGGGAGAGCACGAATTTGGAAACGTCTGGATAGAGTGTTGATTAATATGGCCTGCCTGGATTTCTCCTTGTCAGTTTCAGTTTCACATTTGGTTCGTGCGTCGTCAGATCATGCTCCGCTCCTGATCTCCTTCACCTCTAGAGCCAACATTAAGAGTCGTTCAATCCGATTTTTGAACATCTGGCCTTCCAAGGATGGTTTTCTAGATTTGGTTAGGTCAGCCTGGCAAAGTAAGGTGACCAGGTCGCCTTTCTATGTGGTTTGGACAAAATTAAGGAGTGTTTCCCGTGCCCTCCACCTGTGGAATAAGGAgacatttggtgatgtgttTGAGAATATTAAGAAGGGGGAAGCTGCAGTGGCTGCGGCTGAGCGTACAGTCCAATCTGACTCCTCCGTCGAGGCCCATACTGAGCTACAGCGAGCTCAATCCCACTTGAATAAGCAGTTAGCAATTGAAGAGCTTTTTTGGAGTCAAAAGGCTAGGATCAAGTGGCTACAACACGGAAATCATAATTCGAAACATTTTCATTCG GAGAACCCCTCCTTAGAAGAGGTGAGAAAGGTGATCTTTGAGATGGATGGTGATAGTGCGGCTGGACCAGATGGTTTCACATGGAAATTCTTTATGGTTGCCTGGGAAGTGGTGGCTCAAGATGTGTACAAGGCAATTTTGAGTTTTTTCTGTGATACGGAACTGCCCCATTTCGTCACGGCAACGTCTATTATTCTTTTACCCAAGATTATGAATCCTAATGATTTTACCCAATTTCGACCTATTAGTGTATGTAACTTTCAGAATAAAGTTATATCTCGACTTTTGGTGGGTCGGCTGTCAAGTGTCTTGCCTCGAATCATCTCTCCTCAGCAGAGTGGCTTTGTTAAAGGGCGGTCTATTTCGGATAATTACTTGCTGGCTCAGGAACTGATGTCGGAGATGGGAAAGAAGTGCAGGGGTGGGAATCTGGCTCTTAAGTAA